The Mucilaginibacter mallensis genome has a segment encoding these proteins:
- a CDS encoding YXWGXW repeat-containing protein, translating to MKTLSKLGILAALAGSLFMSSCAGEYYVSNQPAEVYYTRPVAPYAGAVWINGDWVWNGQSYVRRPGYWARPRAGHVWVEGRWYHGPRGYAWHRGRWR from the coding sequence ATGAAAACATTATCAAAATTAGGCATCCTGGCTGCATTGGCAGGTTCGCTGTTTATGTCATCATGTGCTGGGGAGTATTATGTAAGTAACCAGCCTGCTGAAGTTTATTATACAAGACCAGTGGCACCCTATGCAGGCGCTGTTTGGATAAATGGTGATTGGGTATGGAATGGCCAGTCATATGTACGCAGACCAGGATACTGGGCAAGACCTCGTGCAGGTCACGTTTGGGTTGAAGGTAGGTGGTATCACGGACCTCGCGGTTATGCATGGCACAGAGGACGTTGGAGATAA
- a CDS encoding XRE family transcriptional regulator, with translation MSIISSNIKFLRKKKGLTQQQFADQVGIKRSLVGAYEEERAEPKYELLKVIASFFEISLDDFIKETINDKWAPAPKGNLRILSISVDKDDNENIELVPMKASAGYLNGYADPEYVAQLPKFYLPMFKQGTFRAFEIKGDSMLPLVSGTIIIGEYMENWGDVKPAETYVIISKSDGVVYKRIGNKFKENKKLKLISDNPVYEPYDINGEDILEIWKAKAYISTHMPLPTPEPTMESLTTMMAQMQRSISKLQQGSN, from the coding sequence ATGTCAATTATTTCATCAAATATTAAATTTCTCCGTAAAAAGAAGGGTTTAACACAGCAACAGTTTGCAGATCAGGTAGGTATAAAACGTTCACTTGTGGGTGCCTACGAAGAAGAAAGAGCCGAACCCAAGTACGAATTACTAAAAGTAATAGCATCTTTCTTCGAGATCAGTCTTGATGATTTTATAAAAGAGACGATAAATGACAAATGGGCGCCCGCGCCAAAAGGCAATCTGCGTATCCTGAGCATTTCAGTTGATAAGGATGATAATGAAAATATTGAGCTTGTACCGATGAAAGCAAGCGCCGGCTACCTGAATGGTTACGCTGATCCAGAATATGTGGCGCAGCTGCCTAAGTTCTACCTGCCTATGTTTAAGCAGGGAACCTTCAGGGCGTTTGAAATAAAAGGCGACTCGATGTTACCCTTGGTATCAGGTACTATTATAATAGGTGAATACATGGAAAACTGGGGCGATGTAAAACCAGCTGAAACTTATGTGATCATTTCAAAAAGCGACGGTGTGGTTTACAAACGTATCGGCAATAAATTTAAGGAGAACAAGAAACTGAAATTGATATCAGACAACCCGGTTTACGAGCCTTATGATATTAATGGCGAAGATATTTTAGAGATCTGGAAAGCTAAGGCCTATATCTCTACCCATATGCCGCTCCCTACCCCAGAGCCAACCATGGAAAGCCTGACCACCATGATGGCCCAGATGCAGCGTTCAATATCCAAATTGCAACAGGGAAGCAATTAG
- a CDS encoding aminotransferase class I/II-fold pyridoxal phosphate-dependent enzyme, protein MKLSEDHIEKRLAERKASGTYRTLKPESTLVDFCSNDYLGFARSSALRDNIQQELNNLPLALNGSTGSRLLSGNLTYTEDLEQQIAAFHNNEAGLMFNSGYDANVGLFSSLPQRGDTIIADELIHASIIDGARLSYANRYTFRHNDLESLEGKLKQAKGICYVVIESVYSMDGDTPPIVEILELTEKYNAYLIVDEAHAVGLYKQGLICALGLEDRIFARIITFGKALGCHGAIVVGSNLLRNYLINFARSFIYTTAASIHQIASIKMAYELLQQSDEVIARLADNISLFQQNIKHNAAYPLLKSDSAIQCLLLNSNEKAKQMATHLQNAGLDVRAILSPTVPVGTERIRICLHAYNTVGEIFLLTNTINEVLNAE, encoded by the coding sequence TTGAAGTTATCAGAAGATCATATCGAGAAAAGACTGGCTGAAAGAAAAGCATCAGGCACCTACAGAACCCTAAAACCTGAAAGTACGCTGGTTGATTTCTGCTCGAATGATTACCTGGGCTTTGCAAGATCATCAGCCTTGAGAGATAATATTCAACAAGAGTTAAATAATTTGCCGCTGGCCTTAAACGGATCAACAGGTTCAAGATTACTATCAGGTAATTTAACTTATACTGAAGACCTGGAACAGCAGATAGCCGCCTTTCATAATAATGAAGCTGGATTAATGTTTAATTCAGGCTATGATGCAAATGTGGGTTTATTCTCATCCCTCCCACAACGTGGCGACACCATTATTGCTGATGAGCTGATCCATGCCTCTATAATTGACGGAGCGCGATTAAGTTATGCAAACCGGTATACTTTCAGGCATAATGACCTGGAGAGCCTGGAGGGTAAGCTAAAGCAAGCCAAAGGCATTTGCTATGTGGTTATTGAAAGTGTTTATTCTATGGATGGTGATACACCGCCAATAGTGGAAATATTGGAGTTAACAGAAAAGTATAACGCTTACCTGATTGTTGATGAAGCTCATGCCGTTGGCTTATATAAACAGGGGCTTATCTGCGCTCTTGGTTTGGAAGACAGGATATTTGCAAGAATAATCACCTTTGGTAAGGCGCTGGGTTGCCATGGGGCAATAGTTGTAGGGAGCAACTTATTGAGAAACTACCTTATCAATTTTGCCCGGTCATTTATTTATACTACCGCGGCATCAATTCATCAGATCGCATCCATAAAAATGGCTTACGAGCTGTTACAGCAATCGGATGAAGTGATAGCACGGTTGGCTGATAATATCAGTTTATTCCAACAAAATATAAAACACAATGCAGCCTATCCCCTGCTTAAAAGTGACAGCGCTATACAATGTCTGCTGCTAAACAGCAATGAAAAGGCAAAGCAAATGGCAACACATTTACAAAATGCAGGATTGGATGTAAGAGCAATTCTTAGTCCGACAGTGCCTGTAGGTACCGAAAGGATACGAATATGCCTGCATGCCTATAATACGGTAGGTGAAATATTTTTGCTTACTAATACCATAAATGAAGTACTCAATGCCGAATAA
- a CDS encoding 3-hydroxyacyl-CoA dehydrogenase family protein gives MKNITVIGSGTMGNGIAHTFAQHGFNVALVDINADALNRAIQTITNNLDRQLKKGTIDEKQKADTLNNIITHTDLITAAANADLVIEAATENSDIKLKLFKQLSEICGDDTILASNTSSISITQIASVTKKPENVIGMHFMNPVPVMKLVEVIRGYATSNVVTQKVMELAQQLDKNPVEVNDYPGFVANRILMPMINEAIYTLFEGVAGVNEIDTVMKLGMAHPMGPLQLADFIGLDVCLAILNVLYSGFGNQKYAPCPLLVNMVTAGHLGVKSGSGFYKYIAGSKEIIVADKFS, from the coding sequence ATGAAAAATATAACAGTGATCGGCTCCGGAACTATGGGCAACGGCATCGCGCATACTTTCGCGCAGCATGGCTTTAATGTTGCTTTGGTTGATATTAATGCTGATGCTTTAAACCGTGCCATACAAACTATAACCAATAACCTTGACAGGCAACTGAAAAAAGGCACCATTGATGAAAAGCAAAAAGCTGATACACTGAATAACATCATTACCCACACAGACCTCATAACAGCAGCAGCCAATGCAGATTTGGTAATAGAGGCCGCCACTGAAAACAGCGACATCAAACTAAAACTGTTTAAACAACTGAGCGAGATATGTGGCGATGATACTATATTGGCATCCAATACCTCATCCATATCTATTACACAAATAGCTTCGGTAACTAAAAAACCGGAAAATGTGATAGGCATGCATTTTATGAACCCCGTGCCTGTGATGAAACTCGTAGAGGTTATAAGGGGGTATGCAACAAGCAATGTGGTTACCCAAAAAGTGATGGAGCTGGCTCAGCAACTGGATAAAAATCCGGTTGAGGTAAATGATTATCCTGGCTTTGTGGCTAACCGCATTTTAATGCCCATGATAAATGAAGCCATATATACCCTGTTTGAAGGCGTAGCCGGCGTAAATGAGATAGATACGGTAATGAAATTGGGCATGGCCCACCCTATGGGCCCATTACAACTTGCTGATTTTATTGGCCTGGATGTATGTCTGGCTATTTTAAATGTATTATACAGCGGCTTTGGCAATCAAAAATATGCGCCTTGCCCGCTACTGGTGAATATGGTAACCGCCGGGCATCTGGGTGTAAAATCGGGAAGCGGGTTTTATAAATATATTGCTGGTAGTAAAGAAATTATAGTGGCCGATAAATTTTCCTGA
- a CDS encoding Spy/CpxP family protein refolding chaperone: MKKFLLICCFLIGITAVSRAQGMRMSPEDRVAALKTKLNLTDDQSSKILVIYKDAAAKRDSVMKAGGDRSAMRPIMTAANDKVQAVLTPDQQVAYKKMMDEMRAKMQNGGGGGGGN, encoded by the coding sequence ATGAAAAAATTTTTGTTGATCTGTTGTTTCCTTATCGGTATTACAGCAGTAAGTCGCGCACAAGGTATGCGTATGAGTCCTGAGGACAGGGTTGCAGCATTGAAAACCAAGTTAAATTTAACAGATGATCAATCATCTAAAATACTGGTCATTTATAAAGATGCTGCTGCAAAAAGAGATAGCGTAATGAAAGCAGGCGGCGATAGATCGGCGATGCGCCCTATCATGACAGCTGCAAATGACAAAGTTCAGGCAGTACTTACTCCTGATCAGCAAGTGGCTTATAAAAAAATGATGGATGAGATGCGCGCCAAAATGCAAAATGGCGGCGGCGGTGGCGGCGGTAACTAA
- the bioD gene encoding dethiobiotin synthase has translation MKYSMPNKPLFITGIGTGIGKTIVSAILTEKLKADYWKPVQSGDLDDSDTLKVKSLISNTQTVFHPETYRLTQPFSPHKSAAIDGVSIEKEKFITPKTDNQLLIEGAGGLMVPLNNELLMIDLIKYLDAEIILVSQNYLGSINHTLLSVAALKQYNIPIKGIIFNGKADIDSESYILKYKGLKLLGHIPEYKSIDKNVVIEAGEHISL, from the coding sequence ATGAAGTACTCAATGCCGAATAAACCATTATTTATTACAGGAATAGGAACCGGGATAGGAAAAACTATCGTATCAGCTATTTTAACCGAAAAATTGAAAGCCGATTACTGGAAACCGGTACAATCCGGCGATCTGGATGATAGTGACACGCTTAAAGTAAAAAGCCTGATCTCTAATACCCAAACAGTTTTTCATCCGGAAACATATCGGTTAACCCAACCCTTTTCGCCACATAAATCTGCGGCAATCGATGGCGTTAGCATTGAAAAAGAGAAATTCATCACTCCAAAAACCGACAACCAACTATTAATTGAAGGTGCGGGTGGTTTAATGGTACCCTTAAACAACGAGCTTTTAATGATAGATCTTATTAAGTACCTTGATGCTGAAATTATACTGGTTTCGCAAAATTATTTGGGGAGTATTAATCATACTTTACTATCTGTTGCTGCCTTAAAACAATACAACATCCCCATAAAAGGGATCATATTTAATGGCAAGGCGGATATAGACTCTGAATCTTATATTCTAAAATATAAGGGATTAAAGCTACTGGGACATATCCCCGAATATAAATCAATAGATAAAAATGTGGTTATTGAAGCAGGCGAACATATCAGCTTATAA
- a CDS encoding GIY-YIG nuclease family protein: MKRFIYIITDRNRKNLHVGLCSDLLKTLNFYTQMPTLFFDSAQQLNRLVYFEEINTEEQAMERFKYVSTFTRAQKEKMIRPVNPDWVDLTIGLNIESNLRTRPHMRPSVSALRKAVTSF, from the coding sequence ATGAAACGGTTTATCTATATTATCACAGACAGAAACAGAAAGAATTTACACGTAGGTTTATGCTCAGACCTGCTTAAAACGCTGAATTTTTATACCCAAATGCCAACTTTGTTTTTCGACAGCGCGCAGCAACTAAACCGTTTAGTATATTTTGAGGAAATCAATACCGAGGAGCAGGCAATGGAGCGCTTTAAATATGTAAGCACATTCACCAGGGCCCAAAAAGAAAAAATGATCAGACCTGTTAACCCTGATTGGGTAGATCTGACCATTGGATTGAATATTGAAAGCAATTTACGTACAAGGCCGCATATGCGCCCATCGGTAAGTGCTTTAAGAAAAGCGGTTACTTCGTTTTAA